The Sphingomonas sp. NBWT7 nucleotide sequence CGCAGATCCGCTCGGCCGACACGCGCGTGAAGGTGCGGCGCAGGCGCTTCAGGATCGCGTCCTCGATCGGATCGAGCGGCGCATAGTCGACGTGCCCGCCCTCGGTCGGCAGGACGTGATAGCCGGCATCGGTTCGGAAAACCTGCGCAACACCCAATCCGGTACCTGGACCGCACACCGTGGTGACGCCGCGCTCGGGCAGCGGCGTATCGGGGCCGCACAGATGCTCGAAGGCGGCGGCGGGGAGTTGCGCTACTGCGTGGCCGATCGCGCCGAAATCGTTGACGATCGTGTAGGTTTCCGCGCCTAGCCGCTCGGGGATCAGCGACGGGCGGATGACCCACGGATTGTTGGTCAGCCGGATGACGTCGCCAGTGATCGGCGAGGCGACGGCGATCGCCGCTGCGCGCGGTACCGGGCGGTCGAGCTTCTTCTCGAATGCCTGCCACGCCGTCTGCAGGCTGGCGTGTTCTGCAGTCTGAAGCGTGACGGGCTCGCCAAGCGCAGTGACGCGGCCGTCGGCGACCTCGGCGATCGCGAAGCGAGCGTGCGTCCCGCCGATATCAACCGCTACGACGTCCATCGCATCCTTCATCGATCTAGAGCCCGGCGCCGGCAAGGATAGCGGACGCCCCGCGTTCGGCCTCATCTGCCTGGCCGCGGAACAGGCCGAACAGCTCGCGCCCGAACCCGTCGGCTGCCGCCGGAGCGGAGGCTGGCAGCCGGGCCGCCCATTCGTCGGCGCCGACCAGCGCATCGAGCGTGCCAGCGACTGCATCGACACGGATTATATCGCCGTCGCGGATCAGACCGATTGCGCCGCCGACGCCGTCGGCACCGGGCAACGCTTCGGGCGAGACGTGGATCGCCGCCGGTACCTTCCCCGAGGCTCCCGACATCCGCCCATCGGTAACCAAGGCAACGCGGAACCCCCTGTTCTGCAGCACGCCGAGCGGCGGCGTGAGCTTGTGCAGTTCGGGCATGCCGTTGGCGCGCGGACCCTGGAAGCGGACGACGACGACGACGTCGCGATCGAGTTCGCCGCGCTGGAACGCCGCCAGCACTTCTGTCTGATCGGCGAACACGGCGGCAGGCGCTTCGACGATCCAGCGATCGCGCTCCACTGCCGATACCTTGATGCAGGCGCGGCCGATGTTGCCGGCTAGGATCCGCATTCCGCCATCGGGGGAGAATGGATCGGCCGGGGTGCGCAGGATCGTAGGGTCGCCGCTCGGGCCGGGGTCGCGCCAAGCGAGGGTGTCGCCTTCCAGCATCGGCTTGGAGGCGGCGTCGGCGAGCGTGCCGCTGCCGGCCGTCAGAATATCGCCGTGCAAATGGCCGCTCGCCAGCAATTCGCGGATCACGAACGCCATGCCGCCCGCCGCTTCGAAGCCGTTCACGTCCGCCGCGCCGTTGGGATAGACGCGGGCGATCAGCGGCACCGCGCTCGACAGCCGGTCCATGTCCTCCCAGTCAATTACGACGCCGGCGGCGCGCGCGATTGCGGGGAGGTGTAGCAGGTGATTCGTCGAGCCGCCGGTGGCGAGCAGCCCCACCGCGGCGTTGACGATCGCGCGCTCGTCGACGCAATGGCCGATCGGGCGATAGTCCGATCCGCGCCAGCCGAGCTCGGCGAGGCGATGCACTGCGGCGCGGGTCAGCGCCTGGCGCAGCTTGGTGCCCGGATTGACGAAAGCGGCACCGGGGATGTGCAGCCCCATCACCTCCATCATCATCTGATTGGTGTTGGCGGTTCCGAAGAAGGTGCAGGTGCCCTGCGTGTGATAGGCGGCGATCTCGCTGTCGAGCAGTTCCGCGCGATCTGCCTCGCCGCTGGCGTAGCGCTCGCGCACCGTCGCCTTGGCCTTGTTCGACAGACCCGACGGCATCGGACCACCCGGCACCAGCAGCATCGGCAGGTGGCCGAAGCGCAGCGCCCCCATCAGCAGGCCGGGAACGATCTTGTCGCAGATGCCGAGCAGCAAGGCGCCTTCGAACGTGCCATGGCTGAGCGCGATCGCGGTGGACAGCGCGATCGTGTCGCGGCTGAACAGCGACAGCTCCATCCCGGCATAACCCTGCGTCACGCCGTCGCACATCGCCGGTACGCCGCCCGCGACCTGTGCCGTCGCGCCGACTTCGCGCGCCCAGACCTTCATCTGCTCCGGGTAGCGATAATAGACCGCGTGCGCCGAGAGCATGTCGTTGTAGGCGGTGACGATGCCGATGTTCATCGCCTGACCGGCCTTCATTGCCGGGCGGTCCTCTTCCGTCCCGGCATAGGCGTGGGCAAGGTTGGCGCAGCCGAGCATTGGGCGGCCGATCCACTGGTCGCGCTCGCGAGTGAGGAGATCGAGATAGCGCGCCCGGCTTTGCCGTGAGCGCTCGACGATCCGATCGGTAACTGCACTGACGACGGGGTTCATCGTTCCCTTTCCCGTTCACCCCGCTCGAACGCCGGATCATGCCAACTGGTGCCCGTATCAGCGACGAGCGACCGCGACCTCAGCCCGAGCACGCCCGTCGACGCAAATCGAATACGTATGCGCCGGCCTAACCCTACCAGCGCGTCACTCCGCCCAGTGGATGTCGACCGGCAGCTCGGCATCGGCCAGCACGCGGCCAATCGGATAGCGCGAGCCTGTGCCCTGCTTGATCGCATCCTCGATCACCTTGCGCTTGGCGGCGCCGGTAACCGCGATCATCAGCGCCTTCGCCGAAATGATCCCAGCGCGCGACAGCGACACGCGCGGCACCGGTGCCTCCTGCGGCAGCGGATCGGGTATCACCCCGAGCGCGCGGCGCTCGCGCGGGCCGTTCAGCGCTTCCTCGAAGTCAGGCCCGGGGAAGATCGATGCGGTATGGCCGTCGCCGCCGACGCCGAGCAGACAGAGATCGAGCGGCCAGTGCAGGTCCTGCATCAGCGCATCGGCCGACCGGCCCGCCGCCTTGTAGTCGGCGGTCGCGGAGGGGACGATCGGCATGACGCGTGCGCCCTTCGGAATGAACGTCTTGCCGATCATCGTCACGTTGCTGAGCGGATCGCCCAGCGCCACGATCCGCTCGTCAGTCGGCACGATCGTGACGCGCTTCCAGTCGAGCTTGGCGGCGGCGAGCTTCTGATAGATCGGTACCGGCGTCTTCCCGCCGGCGAGCGCGACTACCGCGGCACCGCGCGCCTCGATCGCGCTCTCGATGATGAACTGCACGTCACCCGCGACGGCCGCCGCCATCTCGGCCGCGTCGTCATATTCCCACCATTCGATCTCGTCGCTCATCATTCTGCTTTCAAAAAATCTGTCGATCATGCGCTGCGAAGCGCGTGCACATTTGGACCTCAACGCTGGAAACGGCCGATCGCAGCGAAGGTTCGCTGGCTCAATCGTCCTGCCAACTGACGCCGTCGCGCTCTGTGAGCGCGATCGATGCGGCCGGGCCCCAGGTGCCGGCACTATAGTGCTTCGGCTTCATGTCGTTCGCCTTCCAGCCTTCGCGGATCGCGTCGATCCAGGTCCACTGCGCTTCCACCTCGTCGCGACGGACGAACAGGGTCTGGTCGCCCTCGATCAGGTCGAGCAGCAGACGTTCGTAGGCGATACGGCGGCGCGTGCCGGCGAATTCGGCATCAAGGCTGAGGTTGAGTGGCACCTCGCGCAGGCGGATGCCGTCGCGGTCGAGCCCCGGCTCCTTTGCCATCACCAGCAGCTGGATATATTCCTCGGGCTGCAGGCGGATGACGAGCATGTTGGGCTGCAGCAGACCGCCGCGGCCCGAGAACATCGAGTGCGGGACCGGCTTGAACTGGATCGCAATCTCGCTGCGCCTCGTCGGCATGCGCTTGCCGGTGCGCAGATAGAAGGGCACGCCCTGCCAGCGCCAATTGTCGAGATGCGCCTTGATCGCGACGAACGTCTCGGTGTGCGAATCCTTGCCGAGCTCCTCGTCATAGCCCTTGACGATCTCGCCCTTCACCGCACCGCCGAGATACTGGCCGATGACGGTACTGCCGGGCACTTCCTCCGGCTTCAGCTGACGCAGCGAGCGGAACACCTTCGCCTTCTCGTCGCGAATTTCGGTGACGTCGTAGCGCGCGGGCGGCTCCATCGCGATCAGTGCGACGAGCTGGAGCATGTGGTTCGCCACCATGTCGCGCAGCGCGCCGGCGCCGTCGTAGTAGCTCGCGCGATCCTCCAGCCCGACCGTCTCGCTGATGGTGATTTGGACGTTGTCGATGCCCTGCGCGTTCCACACCGGCTCGAAGAAGGAATTGCCGAAGCGCAGCGCGAGGATGTTTTGCACCGTCTCCTTGCCGAGATAGTGGTCGATACGGAAGGTGCGCTCTTCCGGAAAGGCGGTGGCGACGGTGTCGTTGATCTCGCGGCTCGACGCGAGATCGTAGCCAAGCGGCTTCTCCAGCCCGATCCGCACCGTCTCACCGGCGAGCCCCGCATTGGCGAGACCGTGGATCACCTGTTCGAACAGCGACGGCGCGGTCGAAAGGAAGATCGCCAGCCCGCCGGAGACGTCGCCGACCTTCGCCGCCAACTGATCGTAGTGATCGAGATCGGTCGCATCGAGCGGCTGGTAATGCAGTCGCTTGAGGAACGACGCGATCTTGCCCTTGTCCTTGCGGTCGTCCGGCAGGAATTCGTCGAGCGCGTCGCGCGCGAACTTGCGGTAGCTCTCGTCGTCGTGGTCCGAGCGTGCCGTGCCGGTGATCGTCAGCGCCTCGGGCAGCAGATTGTCGGCGTCGAGGCCGTACAGCGACGGCAGTAGCATGCGCTTCGCCAGATCGCCTGTCGCGCCGAACAACAGAAGCTTGGCTACCGGATCGCGTTGCATGACAGCTCCTTGGGTCGTTCGATCAGCGTCGTTCGGTTGGCCGGCCGCCATGGGCAGCGGGGGTCAGACCACCAGCCCGGTCATCGGATCGGCGCCGATCATCAGGTTCAGATTCTGCACCGCCGCGCCGGCCGCGCCCTTGCCGAGATTGTCGAGCATCGCGACCAGGCGAGCCTGCGTGTTTCCGGCGTCGGCGAAGACCCACAGGTCGAGCCGGTCGTTGGGCGCGGCATGTTCGACCAGCAGCAGCTCGTCGGGCTGATCGTCGTGCACGGTGATGAGCGGCGCGGCATCGAAGGCGGCGTGTAGCGCGCCGAGCATTGCGCCGCGCGACGGCGGAACGGGGAGGGCGGCGAGCGGCAGCGGCACTTCGACGATCATGCCGCGGAACGCGCGCGTGACATTGGGGGCGAAGAGCGGCGGATGCGCGAGCCCCGCGTGGCGCTGCATCTCCGACACGTGCTTATGCGCGAGCGAGAAGCCATAGCCGCGATAGGCGAGCTCGGGTTCCGCCGCGAAGCGAGCGATCAGCGCCTTACCTCCGCCCGAATAGCCCGAGACCGCGTTGACGCTGAGCGGCCAATCCGCGGGCACGAGCCCGGCACGGACAAGCGGCGCAACGAGCGCAAGGAAGCCGGTAGGATAGCAGCCAGGGTTCGACACGCGCTTTGCATTCGCGATGTCGAAGCCGAGTTCGGGAAAGCCGTAGGTCCACCCGTCGGCGACGCGATGCGCGCTCGACGCATCGATCACGCTTGTTGCAGGATTGTCGATCAGCGCCACCGCCTCGCGCGCCGCATCGTCGGGCAAGCAGAGGATCACCATATCGGCGTCGTTGAGCGCGGCGCGGCGCGCGTCGGCGTCCTTGCGACGATCATCGGGCAGCGTGACCAGTGTCAGGTCGTCGCGTCCCGAGAGTCGCTCGGCGATCTCGAGACCCGTGGTTCCGACTGCTCCGTCGATGAAGACGCGCATCATGCCGGCTGGCCGAGCGCTTCTGCGTCGAGATAGCCGACAA carries:
- the glk gene encoding glucokinase, with translation MDVVAVDIGGTHARFAIAEVADGRVTALGEPVTLQTAEHASLQTAWQAFEKKLDRPVPRAAAIAVASPITGDVIRLTNNPWVIRPSLIPERLGAETYTIVNDFGAIGHAVAQLPAAAFEHLCGPDTPLPERGVTTVCGPGTGLGVAQVFRTDAGYHVLPTEGGHVDYAPLDPIEDAILKRLRRTFTRVSAERICAGPGIVAIYETLAEMEGRPVPTRDDKAIWREALEGTDAIALAALDRFCLALGATAGDLALAHGANGVVIAGGLGLRIKDRLIRSGFDQRFVAKGRFQSMMAGIPVKLITHPQPGLFGAAAAFAQEHGA
- the edd gene encoding phosphogluconate dehydratase, translated to MNPVVSAVTDRIVERSRQSRARYLDLLTRERDQWIGRPMLGCANLAHAYAGTEEDRPAMKAGQAMNIGIVTAYNDMLSAHAVYYRYPEQMKVWAREVGATAQVAGGVPAMCDGVTQGYAGMELSLFSRDTIALSTAIALSHGTFEGALLLGICDKIVPGLLMGALRFGHLPMLLVPGGPMPSGLSNKAKATVRERYASGEADRAELLDSEIAAYHTQGTCTFFGTANTNQMMMEVMGLHIPGAAFVNPGTKLRQALTRAAVHRLAELGWRGSDYRPIGHCVDERAIVNAAVGLLATGGSTNHLLHLPAIARAAGVVIDWEDMDRLSSAVPLIARVYPNGAADVNGFEAAGGMAFVIRELLASGHLHGDILTAGSGTLADAASKPMLEGDTLAWRDPGPSGDPTILRTPADPFSPDGGMRILAGNIGRACIKVSAVERDRWIVEAPAAVFADQTEVLAAFQRGELDRDVVVVVRFQGPRANGMPELHKLTPPLGVLQNRGFRVALVTDGRMSGASGKVPAAIHVSPEALPGADGVGGAIGLIRDGDIIRVDAVAGTLDALVGADEWAARLPASAPAAADGFGRELFGLFRGQADEAERGASAILAGAGL
- the pgl gene encoding 6-phosphogluconolactonase, producing the protein MSDEIEWWEYDDAAEMAAAVAGDVQFIIESAIEARGAAVVALAGGKTPVPIYQKLAAAKLDWKRVTIVPTDERIVALGDPLSNVTMIGKTFIPKGARVMPIVPSATADYKAAGRSADALMQDLHWPLDLCLLGVGGDGHTASIFPGPDFEEALNGPRERRALGVIPDPLPQEAPVPRVSLSRAGIISAKALMIAVTGAAKRKVIEDAIKQGTGSRYPIGRVLADAELPVDIHWAE
- the zwf gene encoding glucose-6-phosphate dehydrogenase, giving the protein MQRDPVAKLLLFGATGDLAKRMLLPSLYGLDADNLLPEALTITGTARSDHDDESYRKFARDALDEFLPDDRKDKGKIASFLKRLHYQPLDATDLDHYDQLAAKVGDVSGGLAIFLSTAPSLFEQVIHGLANAGLAGETVRIGLEKPLGYDLASSREINDTVATAFPEERTFRIDHYLGKETVQNILALRFGNSFFEPVWNAQGIDNVQITISETVGLEDRASYYDGAGALRDMVANHMLQLVALIAMEPPARYDVTEIRDEKAKVFRSLRQLKPEEVPGSTVIGQYLGGAVKGEIVKGYDEELGKDSHTETFVAIKAHLDNWRWQGVPFYLRTGKRMPTRRSEIAIQFKPVPHSMFSGRGGLLQPNMLVIRLQPEEYIQLLVMAKEPGLDRDGIRLREVPLNLSLDAEFAGTRRRIAYERLLLDLIEGDQTLFVRRDEVEAQWTWIDAIREGWKANDMKPKHYSAGTWGPAASIALTERDGVSWQDD
- the argC gene encoding N-acetyl-gamma-glutamyl-phosphate reductase: MRVFIDGAVGTTGLEIAERLSGRDDLTLVTLPDDRRKDADARRAALNDADMVILCLPDDAAREAVALIDNPATSVIDASSAHRVADGWTYGFPELGFDIANAKRVSNPGCYPTGFLALVAPLVRAGLVPADWPLSVNAVSGYSGGGKALIARFAAEPELAYRGYGFSLAHKHVSEMQRHAGLAHPPLFAPNVTRAFRGMIVEVPLPLAALPVPPSRGAMLGALHAAFDAAPLITVHDDQPDELLLVEHAAPNDRLDLWVFADAGNTQARLVAMLDNLGKGAAGAAVQNLNLMIGADPMTGLVV